The Apium graveolens cultivar Ventura chromosome 3, ASM990537v1, whole genome shotgun sequence sequence CATTGCTCATTGCTGTTTGAAGAAGTTGATGATCCACAAGATGATGATCCGGAGGATGACTTGGGACACCCCTTTATATTGAAGTTCCTATAGCAGGCTGTGAATGGAGCTTTGGTCCAGTCAGTCTTAACACGTCCTCCTTGTGTTGCCCAGTCATCAGCATTCCATAAGCTGGCATAGACTCTCATGTGCTGACTCTTGGGATATGGTACCCCTATTGATTCCTGGTTGTTGAATACTCTGATCGGATTGTTATCCACCAAGAAGCTAAAAAAGAGAAGAGAAAACAGTGTCTTAGCGGAAAGTAATTGTATTAGAAGCTGCAATTTGGGGAAGTTATAAGTCTGGTGAGATAAGTATACTTACATAATTCTTTGAGGATTCCAAACAATGGAGTAGGTATGGAAGGAAGAAGTGGGATCAAACCAGAGCTGGAATTGTTGTTCTTTGTTACCTTTGCCCTGTGCAAATACATTTGTGTGAATTGTATATGGACTCCCTGATGAGTTTCCTAGGAACTCAAAATCAATCTCATCATGTCCAGCTCCTTGAGAAGATAGCTGTACATCAAATGAAAACATATTAGGCATATTAGATACTGTTATTGAGTAAAAACTACATACATGCAATACATTCATTTGATAAAATATAGTTATGAAAGTTTACTGACATAAAATGTAGTAACAGTGCCAGCTGAGTTTCCAGGGACAAGCTTGAGTTGCATGTCAAATCTGCCAAACAAGTACTCATTCTTGGATTGAAATGCCGAGCCAGAAGCTTGGTCGAGAGACAAAGTGAGGTCCCGACCACCATTCATTATCTTGGCGCGCTGATCACCCCAAGTGATATCTGCATCTTTGTAGAAATCAGCAGCTGACTGTGGAGCTTGGATGCTCATGAGGATGGAAAGTAACAGAAGGACTGACATTGCCATGTTATGATTAACAGTCAAATTGAGAGAAATAATATTTAGTGGATTGGATTGATTAGAAGTTGCAGAATATTGCTAGGGATAGAGAAGGTGTTGAAAAAGAGATGTTGTGTAGGGTTGAGAGATGATGGATGGTTAAGGAAAATGGTAGATATTTATAGGTGAGAGTTATTGACTATACCACTAA is a genomic window containing:
- the LOC141711780 gene encoding xyloglucan endotransglucosylase protein 1-like, translating into MAMSVLLLLSILMSIQAPQSAADFYKDADITWGDQRAKIMNGGRDLTLSLDQASGSAFQSKNEYLFGRFDMQLKLVPGNSAGTVTTFYLSSQGAGHDEIDFEFLGNSSGSPYTIHTNVFAQGKGNKEQQFQLWFDPTSSFHTYSIVWNPQRIIFLVDNNPIRVFNNQESIGVPYPKSQHMRVYASLWNADDWATQGGRVKTDWTKAPFTACYRNFNIKGCPKSSSGSSSCGSSTSSNSNEQWRTHELDAAGRNRLRWVHSKHMVYNYCSDKQRFANAVPAECKRSRFL